CATTGATACCCATGACATAGGTACCGCAAGCCGCTATCAGCAGGATCACCAACCCGATCAACTGGATCGGCGGCGGCGGCTCGGTAAACCAGAACAGAAGCGTTGTGATGATGATCGTGGGAACGATAAATGTTATCAACGGCACAAAATACTTGAATTTCATCAGAAGTTCAACCCCCTCATTTTGTTTGAAATCTCCCTTGCGTTGTTCGTACTTCTTGTTATTCAAGGATATGCTATCCAAGGAATGATTCTCCATAATTTTATGTTTTCCTTCCCTGGATTATTTGCGTATGAATAAATTCCGCTGCCCATGCATTCTGGCAAATGTGCCGGAAGGATCAAAACATTTGATTAATAAAAAATATTGGGAAAATAGAAGGATTAAGAATATAATTTAGCGAATACAACAATAAAAGTATGTATAGATAATGCATTATTATCTTAAAAAATCAATTTATTCATTGGAGGCTTGTTCATGGAGAAAGTATGGCTAAAAAAATATGATCCAGGAGTACCGCACGAGATCGAACTTCCCGGCAAGACCATTCCCCAGTTGTTTCAGGAAACAGTCAGGAGATTCCCCCAGCATACCCATTTACGTTTCATGTTGGCCGGTTACACCTACGGGGAAGTTGACAAACTATCCAACCGTTTTGCCCACATGCTCAAGGATATGGGTATGAAAAAGGGGTGCCGGGTTGCTCTCAACCTCCCCAACTGTCCGCAATTTGTTATTGCCTACATCGGGGCTCTCAAGGCCGGTTGCACGGTTATTCCCTGCAATCCCCTCTACACGGAAAGGGAGATGCTTCACCAGCTCAATGACTGTGAAGCGGAGATAATGGTAACCATGAGCCGTTTTTATCCCAAAATAAGGAAATTGAAGGATCGGACCGGGATAAAGACGATCATCAGTACCAGTATCAAGGATTATTTCCCCGGTTTTCTCAAAGTGATTTATACCCTCTTCAAGGAGGTAAAAGAAGGTGATCGTGTACCCGTGCAGGAAGGAGACCACCAGTGGACGGATATTCTACCAAAATATCCGGATACCCCGGTTCCCGATCCGGGTGTTGATGTGAACGATCCCGCCTGTTTCCTGTACACGGGTGGGACCACGGGATTGTCCAAAGGAGCGGTGCTCTCCCACAAGAATCTGGCTACAAATGCCATGCAGATATTCAGCTGGAAGTCCGATGCGGAAGAAGGCAAAGAAATCGGTCTTGCCCTTATCCCCTTCTTTCACAGTTTTGGCATGAGCACCTGTTTGAATCTGAGCCTTCTGTATTGCGGTACAATGATTCTCATCCCCCATTTTGACCTGCAGATGGTTCTGCGGGCCATTCAACGGGAAAAACCAACCCTTTTTCCTGCCGTTCCCACCATCTATACTGCTATCATCAATGCACCGAACCTGAAAAAATATGACATGAGCTCTCTTGAATTCTGCATAAGTGGTGCGGCGCCATTGCCCGAGGAAGTGCACCGAAGATTCACGGAACTTACCGGCAGCCTGCTCGGGGAAGGATACGGCCTCACGGAAACTTCCCCCGTTACTCACTGCAACCCGGTCTTTGGATCTCAGAAGATTGGCAGTATCGGGCTTCCCTTCCCCAACACCCTTGCCAAGATCGTGGATATGGACGATCCCTCCATCGACATGCCGATAGGTGAGGAGGGGGAACTGGTCATCAAGGGGCCGCAGGTGATGAGTGGCTATCTTAACCGTCCGGAAGAAAACAAGGAGGCATTTCATGACGGGTGGTTGCTCACCGGGGACATCGGCAAGATGGACGAGGATGGCTTCTTCTACATTGTTGATCGCCAGAAAGACATGATCATCGCCGGCGGTTTGAATATCTATCCCCGGGAGATAGAAGAAGTCCTCTATGCACACAACAAGGTCAAGGAAGCCTGCGTGGTGGGGATTCCCCATGAATACCGCGGCGAGACCGTCAAGGCGTTTAT
This Bacillota bacterium DNA region includes the following protein-coding sequences:
- a CDS encoding long-chain fatty acid--CoA ligase, whose protein sequence is MEKVWLKKYDPGVPHEIELPGKTIPQLFQETVRRFPQHTHLRFMLAGYTYGEVDKLSNRFAHMLKDMGMKKGCRVALNLPNCPQFVIAYIGALKAGCTVIPCNPLYTEREMLHQLNDCEAEIMVTMSRFYPKIRKLKDRTGIKTIISTSIKDYFPGFLKVIYTLFKEVKEGDRVPVQEGDHQWTDILPKYPDTPVPDPGVDVNDPACFLYTGGTTGLSKGAVLSHKNLATNAMQIFSWKSDAEEGKEIGLALIPFFHSFGMSTCLNLSLLYCGTMILIPHFDLQMVLRAIQREKPTLFPAVPTIYTAIINAPNLKKYDMSSLEFCISGAAPLPEEVHRRFTELTGSLLGEGYGLTETSPVTHCNPVFGSQKIGSIGLPFPNTLAKIVDMDDPSIDMPIGEEGELVIKGPQVMSGYLNRPEENKEAFHDGWLLTGDIGKMDEDGFFYIVDRQKDMIIAGGLNIYPREIEEVLYAHNKVKEACVVGIPHEYRGETVKAFIVPRDGETLTEAEIKEFCQENLVKYKVPKIYEFRDELPMSLVGKVLRRVLLEEEQAKQKDDKKMSS